From Sporolactobacillus pectinivorans:
TTTACATCGGCAACGGTCAGATGATCAGTTCTGAGCTGACTTATGGTGTGCACATTACGAATGTTTTCAGTGGCGGAGGGGCACAAAGTTACTGGGAACCGCGATTCGTTACAGCCCGGCGGGTGATTAACCAATCGTCAGCCGCCGTCCAGCCGGTCCAGGTAAGCAACCAGCCGGTTTCTCAGTCGCTGGCATCGGTTTATACGGTGAAGAGCGGTGACAGCCTGTGGGCAATTGCTCAGAGCCACGGTGTGTCAGTCGCCGCGATTAAGGCAGCCAACGGTCTCGGGTCCAACATGATTTATCCAGGGCAGAAACTGAAACTTTCTGCCGCAGCCCAGGGTACGGCGTCGGTAAGTGTGTCAGCTGCCGCTGTGCAGCCAGCAGCGACGGTCAGCAATTCGCCTTCTTCAGCGACGGGTACGGTTTATACGGTGAAGAGCGGCGACAACTTGTGGGCGATCGCCCAAAGCCACAATACATCGGTAAATGCGCTCAAAAATGTGAACAGTCTGAAGTCAGACATGATCTATCCGGGACAAAAACTGAAGTTATCCGGTTCGGCATCTGCCTCGATTCCTGTTGAAGCTAAGGCCGTTGTAAAAACAGGCGCTCCGCAATCATCGTCTGATGGCGGCAGCTATCATGTTGAAGGCGGCGACAGTCTGTGGGCGATTGCGACACTGCATGGTATTACCGTCAACAAGCTGATGCGGGCGAATCATCTTTCTTCTACATTGATTTATCCGGGTCAGAATTTGGTTATACCAGTATAAATGAATGTTTTGAATCAGCCATTAATCTATAAAAAATATGTGGAGAAGTCGTTTAAAAGCGGCTTCTTTTTCTTATTCATAAATATATTAAGCTTAGAGATTGTAATTTCGACTAATCCCCCAAATGTAAACGCTTCATATTTTAAACTGAATCCTCTATAATTAAAATGTGTTGAATATGTGAAACAAATGAGCCTTTTTTATGAATTATTGAGATTAAACATATTAATTAGGAAGTTTGTTAAATTAATCATAGCAAATACTTATAAACTAAGTTAATATATAAAGTTTATGCTATAATGTGAATGTTTATTGACAAAATTGATTCCAGCACTTGTATCTTCTTTAAAAGCCTGAAGGGGGGAGAGAGACAATGAAGAAAACCTTCAAAATGAAAAGAGCGGCACTGCTGCTGCCGTTACTTGCTTTGCTAGCCGGCTGCTCAGATAAGATTGTCGTGCTGAATCCGCAGGGACCGGTAGCCCGCGAACAATATCATCTGATTGTTTGGTCGTTGATTATGATGAGCCTGGTTTTAGCGATTGTCCTCATTATTTTTATCTATGTACTTGTAAGATTCGGCCGCAAAAGAAACGCGGGTTATGATCCGAATGACACAGGCAATCGCAAGCTCGAAGTAGTCTGGCTGATCGTGCCGGTTCTGATCTGT
This genomic window contains:
- a CDS encoding LysM peptidoglycan-binding domain-containing protein, which codes for MKKIIPAALAGGFFLSVTGQEALAATGQEVVNQADKFQGAQYVYGAPAFSTTEFDCSSFTQMIYQEAAGITLPRTAAEQATKGVEVSRSGLQPGDLLFFDTNLDGSINHVGIYIGNGQMISSELTYGVHITNVFSGGGAQSYWEPRFVTARRVINQSSAAVQPVQVSNQPVSQSLASVYTVKSGDSLWAIAQSHGVSVAAIKAANGLGSNMIYPGQKLKLSAAAQGTASVSVSAAAVQPAATVSNSPSSATGTVYTVKSGDNLWAIAQSHNTSVNALKNVNSLKSDMIYPGQKLKLSGSASASIPVEAKAVVKTGAPQSSSDGGSYHVEGGDSLWAIATLHGITVNKLMRANHLSSTLIYPGQNLVIPV